A region of Rhodanobacteraceae bacterium DNA encodes the following proteins:
- a CDS encoding Transcriptional regulator, AcrR family yields MNRLRQHLPAEERREVTVEAVVKLAAERNPSDITTAAIAEHMGVTQGALFRHFPTKDAILQATLDWIATHLLGRVDQAARKARSPLAALEAMFMAHVEFVGAHPGVPRMIFGELQRAGDTLPKRMVRTLIAQYGERLRTQLDAGKAQGELDPKLDVAAAAGLFIGTVQGLVVQSLMAGDTSRIRRDARKVFAIYARGIRSAP; encoded by the coding sequence ATGAACAGGCTGCGCCAGCATCTTCCAGCCGAGGAGCGCCGCGAGGTCACCGTGGAAGCGGTGGTGAAACTCGCGGCCGAACGGAACCCCAGCGACATCACGACCGCCGCGATCGCCGAACACATGGGCGTGACGCAGGGAGCGCTGTTCCGCCATTTCCCGACCAAGGACGCGATCCTGCAAGCGACGCTGGACTGGATCGCAACGCACCTGCTGGGACGCGTGGACCAGGCCGCGCGCAAAGCCAGGTCGCCGCTTGCTGCACTCGAGGCGATGTTCATGGCACACGTCGAATTCGTGGGCGCACACCCCGGCGTGCCACGGATGATCTTCGGCGAACTGCAGCGCGCGGGCGACACCTTGCCCAAGCGCATGGTGCGCACGCTGATCGCGCAGTACGGCGAGCGGCTGCGCACGCAACTCGATGCCGGCAAGGCCCAGGGCGAACTCGATCCCAAACTGGACGTGGCTGCCGCGGCCGGGCTCTTCATCGGCACGGTGCAAGGCCTCGTGGTGCAGTCCCTCATGGCGGGAGATACATCCCGCATCCGGCGTGATGCGCGCAAGGTCTTCGCCATCTATGCGCGCGGCATCCGGAGCGCGCCATGA
- a CDS encoding ABC-type efflux pump membrane fusion component YbhG has translation MKLTETIGNLSPRMRRALVIAAVAIVVLAAVLVWTQRRGQDHSLLRLYGNVDIREVQLGFRQSGRIAQMTFEEGDAVANGAVMATLDAQPFREALAAAEANVQGAQADLAKLRQVRPQAVAQAREALNQARAVATDAARNYDRQRGLLATGSSSQRIVDAARAAHDQAAAGVKAAQAALTQITEGSSEDIAAGEARLAAAQAARGQAATALADTVLRAPSAGTVTSRVREPGSMVTSQSTVYTVSLDTPVYVRAYVDEPELGSIAPGMRVRVHTDSSGKVYHGQIGFISPRAEFTPKTVETTSLRTELVYRLRIVVEDADAALRQGMPVTVEADARPAVATRTDGA, from the coding sequence ATGAAGCTCACGGAAACAATCGGAAACCTTTCCCCGCGGATGCGGCGCGCGCTCGTCATCGCCGCGGTAGCGATCGTCGTGCTCGCAGCCGTGCTGGTGTGGACGCAACGCCGAGGCCAGGATCACTCACTCCTGCGGCTGTACGGCAACGTCGATATCCGCGAGGTGCAACTGGGCTTCCGGCAATCGGGACGCATCGCGCAGATGACGTTCGAAGAAGGCGATGCCGTCGCGAACGGCGCGGTGATGGCGACGCTCGATGCGCAGCCTTTCCGTGAAGCGCTCGCGGCCGCCGAGGCCAACGTGCAGGGCGCGCAGGCCGATCTCGCCAAACTCCGCCAGGTGCGACCCCAGGCGGTCGCGCAAGCCCGCGAAGCCCTCAATCAGGCACGCGCCGTCGCCACCGATGCCGCGCGCAATTACGACCGCCAGCGCGGCCTGCTCGCGACCGGGTCCAGCAGCCAGCGGATCGTCGATGCCGCGCGTGCCGCGCACGACCAGGCCGCCGCGGGCGTCAAGGCGGCGCAGGCCGCATTGACCCAAATCACCGAAGGCTCAAGCGAAGACATCGCCGCCGGCGAAGCGCGTCTGGCCGCCGCGCAGGCGGCACGCGGGCAGGCCGCCACCGCGCTTGCCGACACCGTGTTGCGGGCGCCCAGCGCCGGCACCGTCACCAGCCGCGTGCGCGAACCGGGCAGCATGGTCACCAGCCAGAGCACGGTGTACACCGTGAGTCTCGATACGCCGGTTTACGTGCGCGCATACGTGGACGAACCGGAGCTTGGCAGCATCGCGCCGGGGATGCGCGTGCGCGTGCACACCGATTCGTCGGGCAAGGTTTATCACGGCCAGATCGGTTTCATCTCGCCGCGCGCCGAGTTCACGCCCAAGACGGTCGAGACCACGAGTCTCCGGACCGAACTCGTGTACCGCCTGCGGATCGTGGTCGAGGACGCCGACGCCGCGCTGCGCCAGGGCATGCCCGTCACCGTCGAGGCCGATGCCCGGCCGGCCGTCGCAACGCGGACCGACGGAGCATGA